CAGCGGAAAATGCTTACTTTTCGTGGTCAGTAAAGAATAGTTATTCGAAATAGCAAACGATTCTGGTTAGTCCGGCATCGACATGGGGCTCATTAAAACGCTTATATCGTTTGAAGGCAATAACCGATCCAAAAACCAGAGCTATCCACTGGTTATTCAAACCATACCAGTTTAATTATCCATTTATAAGCAAATGTCATGGCTCATAATGTGGTTAAAAAAGCAACAAAACAAAAATCACACCTCCTGAAGAAATGTGATCTTTAGCAACTATTACTTAAAAAGCGTTTCCGGAAAGTTAAGTTTCCGCCCGGGGCAGCAACTCCCCCGGGGGGCCTCAGGGGGCGATAAAACGCGCCGCCAGAACGAAAGAGAAACGGCTCCCTTTACCGGGGGTGCTGGTGATCGAAAGCTGCGAATCGTGGTGACCAAGGGCGTGCTTCACAATCGCCAGCCCCAGGCCACTGCCGCCACTGGTGCGCGAGCGGGCTTTATCTACCCGGTAGAAACGCTCGGTCAGCCGGGGAATATGCTCCGGCAATATTCCCGGGCCATCATCAGTAACGGCGAATTCAGCCCCCTCTCCCAGGCGGTGCCAGAGCACCTGAATATGGCTGCCCGGGGGGGTATGGTTCACCGCGTTGTACACCAGGTTCGACATAGCGCTATGCAGCTGCTCTTCACTGCCCAGCAGGCGCAGCGAAGGATCTACCTCAAAGTGAAGGGTGTGCCTGCCCTGGCTCAGGGTGCGGGCCTCCCGCTCCAGCAGAAGCAGCATACCGGGCACATCCACCGGCTCGCTGAGCGCCACCTGCGGTGCGGCCTCAATGCGCGAAAGTGTCAGCAGCTGTTTTACCAGCCCCTCCATCCGCCGGGCCTGCTCCCCCATGGTATGGAGCGCTTTTTCCCGCACCGCACCGGTCAGGGTCTGCTCTTCCATCATCTCCAGATACCCCTGGAGCACCGTAAGCGGGGTGCGCAGCTCGTGGCTGACATTGGCAAAAAAGTTGCGCCGCGCCCCTTCAAGCTGGTGCATCTGGGTCACGTCGCGGGCCACCATCAGCAACTGGTGAGCGCTGTAGGGCATCATGCGGATTTCAATATGCCGCCCGTTATTGAGCACCAGATTCAGCGGCCGGGAAAAATCCCGCTCACCGAGGTACTGGCTGAAGGCCGGGTTACGCACTAAGTTGAGGATATTCTGGCCGTTATCGTCCGGCCAGCGCAGGTTCAGCAGGCGCTGGGCCAGGCCATTGCACCAGAAAATCACCCCCTCTTCGGTGGTCATCACCACCGCGTCAGGCAGGGATTCCGCTCCGCTGCGAAAGCGCCGGATCAGGCTTCCCAGCTCTTTGCGGCGCTTTTTATTACGCACCTGCATCAGGTGCAGGCCGTATAGCAGCGGCTCCCAGCTGCCGCGCCCCGGAGGGGGCGTCATGCTGCGATCCACCCACAGCCACCAGGACAGGCGCAGCAGATTATGAAAGTGCCAGATAAGCAAACCGGTGACCGACGCCAGCAAAAACCACGGCAGGTAACCAAAAATCGCGCCCAGCACCAGTGCCGGCAGGCAGCACAACACCAGTTCCAGTACCAGTCTTTTCCATGACAACCGTTCCAGCACGGGTCACACTCCTGTCAGAATCGGGCAGAAAAACGGTAGCCGGTGCCCCGTACTGTCTGCACCATACGATCGTGCCCGCTGTGCTCCAGCACTTTACGTAACCGGCGAATATGCACATCCACGGTGCGATCTTCCACGTACACATTGGTTCCCCAGACGTGATTAAGCAGCTGTTCCCGGCTGTAAACCCGCTCCGGGTGGGTCATAAAAAAGTGCAGTAATTTGAATTCGGTCGGCCCCATATCCAGCGGGCGATCGTCGCTCATCACCCGGTGCGAGGTGGGATCCAGGCTCAGCCCCTGCATCTCTATCACTCCCTCTTCCGCCATGGGCGAAATACGGCGCAGCACGGCTTTGATGCGCGCGATAAGCTCCTTGGGTGAAAAAGGTTTGGTCATGTAGTCATCCGCACCGGTTTCCAGCCCGCGCACCCGATCTTCCTCTTCGCCGCGGGCGGTCAGCATCACGACCGGGATCTCCCGGGTGAGCGGGTCGCGCTTAAGATGCTTAATAAACTGAATACCGGATCCTCCCGGCAGCATCCAGTCCAGCAACACCAGATCCGGCCAGGGTTCGTTCAGCAGGGCCACGGCGAGATCGTAATCCGCCGCTTCTACCGGCTGAAAACCGTTCTGTTCAAGGACCAGGCAGACCATTTCACGGATATGAGCCTCATCTTCTACCACCAGTATGCGTTTCGCCATGATTAGCCTTATCTGTGTGAGTCTAAAGTGCAATGGGCGGCCATTATGCGTCAGATTTATGACAGATTTATTAAAAAATGGCGTAAATATGACCTGCCAACAGGCACCCGCCTTCCCGCCCGCCCGGGGGCGAATCCCCCACCAGAGGTGCAGATTGCCGTATGGCGGGTATAATCGGGGCCATATTTTTATCACCGGAAGCGGTTATGCGCCTGATACACACCTCTGACTGGCACCTCGGCCAGAACTTTTATACCAAAAGCCGTGCCGCCGAGCACCACGCCTTTCTGGACTGGCTGCTGGAGACCGTAAAGCAACAGCGTGCCGATGCCATTATTGTCGCCGGGGATATTTTTGACACCCAGTTTCCCCCCAGCTATGCCCGCGAATGCTATAACCGCTTTGTGGTGAATCTACAGGCCACCGGCTGCCCGCTCTATATTCTGGGCGGCAACCACGACGGGGTCGCCACCCTGAATGAGTCGCGCGGGCTACTGGCCTGCCTTAATACCCAGGTCACCGCCAGCATTCCCCCGGAGGATGTGCCGCCACCGGTTACCCTGATCCCGCAGCGGGACGGCACCCCGGGGGCCATTTTGTGCCCGGTGCCGTTTCTGCGCCCGCGGGATCTGCTGCACAGCCAGGCCGGGCAGTCCGCCAGCGACAAGCAGCAGAATCTGCTGGAGGCCATTGCCGCATACTACCAGCGTAGCTACCAGGCTGCCCTGGCGCTGCGCGGTGACCGGCCGCTCCCGATAATCATGACCGGCCACCTGACCACGGTGGGGGCAGCCACCAGCGATGCGGTGCGCGATATCTATATCGGCACTCTGGACGCATTCCCCGCCAGCCGTTTCCCGGCGGCGGATTATATTGCTCTGGGCCACATTCACCGGGCACAGGCGGTGGGCGGCAGCCAGCATATCTGGTACAGCGGCTCCCCGATTGCCCTGAGCTTTGATGAATCCGGCCCGGTCAAAAGTGTGAATCTGGTGACCTTCGCTGAAGGGAAACTCGCCCGGGTCACCCCGTTACCGGTGCCGGTAACCCAGCCGCTGGCCACCTTAAAAGGCAGCCTCGACAGCCTCACCCGCCAGCTGAATGACTGGCAGAGCGACCCGGCGAGCCCCCCCTGCTGGCTGGACATTGAAATCAACAGCGACGATCTGCTGCACGATGCCCGCCAGCAGATCCGCGACATTACCGCCCCGCTACCGGTGGAGGTCTTACTGGTGCGACGCAGCCGGGAACAGCGCCAGCAGGTGATTGCCCGCCAGCACAGCGAAACCCTGAGCGAGCTGAGCGTGCAGGATGTGTTTGAGCGGCGCCTGGATGCCGCCGGTGCCGGTGAGGAACAGCGCACCCGGTTACGCCCGCTGTTCGCCCGCACCCTGGAAACGCTGAATAACCCGGAGGAACAGGCATGAAAATTCTCAGCCTGCGGTTAAAAAACCTCAACTCCCTGAAAGGGGAATGGAAAATCGATTTTACCCGGGAGCCTTTCGCCAGCTGCGGGCTGTTTGCCATAACCGGGCCCACCGGGGCCGGGAAAACCACCCTGCTGGATGCCATCTGTCTGGCGCTGTACCACAAAACGCCGCGCCTGGACACCATCTCCCATACCCGCAACGACATTATGACCCGGGACACGGCCGAGTGCCTGGCCGAGGTGGAATTTGAGGTTCAGGGCTGTGCCTACCGGGCATTCTGGAGCCAGAGCCGGGCGCGCAACAACCCCGGGGGAAAGCTACAGCCCCCCCGGGTTGAGCTGGCCCGCTGCGCGGACGGTAAAATACTGGCGGATAAAATCAAAGACAAGCTGGAGGCTATCGCCCGGCTGACCGGGCTGGATTACGGCCACTTTACCCGCTCGATGATGCTCTCTCAGGGGCAGTTTGCCGCCTTCCTCAACGCGGATGCCAACGATCGCGCCGCCCTGCTGGAAGAGCTCACCGGCACCGAAATCTATGGCCGCCTGTCTGCCGCCGTCTTCGACCAGTATAAAGAGGTGAAAAACCAGCTGGCCCAGGCCGAAGCGACCGCCGCAGGCGTCCACCTGCTGGACGAGGCGCAAAAACAGGCCCTGGCACAACGTTTGCAAGCACTTACTGAGCAGGAGAAAAGCCTGCAGGCCAGGCTTCAGACCCTGCAACAGGCCGCCCAGTGGCTGGCCCGCGAGCAGCAGCTCAGCGCCGCGCGGGAAACGGCCCGCCAGCAACACCAGGCCGCACATCAGGCCCTGGAGGATGCGGCCCCCCGTCTGGCCCGGCTGACTGCCAGCCAGCCGGCAGAAAAACTCCGCCCCCTGTGGCGCCAGCGTGAAGAGCAGCAGCACTCCCTGCTCGCCAGCCAGCAGCAGCTGGAGCAAGTAAATACCCACTTACAGGAAGCCACCATCCGCCGCCAGCAGATCCGCAACCTGGCCGCAGAGCGGCAGCAGCACCTCAGCCATGAGATTCAGCAGCTGGAAACCTGGCTTAAAGCCCATGAGCGCTACCGCGACTGGCAGAACGAGCTGACCGGCTGGCGGGCCACCTTCCGCCAGCGCCAGGAGCTGATCCTCAGCCAGCAGGAGCAGGCCCGCGAGCAGCAACTGCGCCAGCAAAAACAGGCGGCGCTGCCGCCTTCCGGGCTTGAGATCAGCGATGAAGAGACCACCCGGACACTGCAACACCTGGAAAGTGAGCGCCCGCTTCGCCAGCAACTCAGCACCCTGCTGGCCGGGTTCACCCCCCTTAACCAGCGCCGGGAGGCCCTTGCCGGGCAGACCCGCCAGCAGCAGGCACAGCTGGAGATTCTGACCCGCCAGACCGAAGAGAAGCGCCAGCAGTGGAGCCAGAAAAAACGCGAGTGTGATGACGTCAGAAAGATCTGCGAACTGGAGGCCACCATCGCCAGCCTGGCAGAGCACCGGGCGCGACTACAGCCTGGCGCCCCCTGCCCCCTGTGCGGCTCAGAACAGCACCCGGC
This Shimwellia blattae DSM 4481 = NBRC 105725 DNA region includes the following protein-coding sequences:
- the phoB gene encoding phosphate response regulator transcription factor PhoB, translating into MAKRILVVEDEAHIREMVCLVLEQNGFQPVEAADYDLAVALLNEPWPDLVLLDWMLPGGSGIQFIKHLKRDPLTREIPVVMLTARGEEEDRVRGLETGADDYMTKPFSPKELIARIKAVLRRISPMAEEGVIEMQGLSLDPTSHRVMSDDRPLDMGPTEFKLLHFFMTHPERVYSREQLLNHVWGTNVYVEDRTVDVHIRRLRKVLEHSGHDRMVQTVRGTGYRFSARF
- the phoR gene encoding phosphate regulon sensor histidine kinase PhoR, which codes for MLERLSWKRLVLELVLCCLPALVLGAIFGYLPWFLLASVTGLLIWHFHNLLRLSWWLWVDRSMTPPPGRGSWEPLLYGLHLMQVRNKKRRKELGSLIRRFRSGAESLPDAVVMTTEEGVIFWCNGLAQRLLNLRWPDDNGQNILNLVRNPAFSQYLGERDFSRPLNLVLNNGRHIEIRMMPYSAHQLLMVARDVTQMHQLEGARRNFFANVSHELRTPLTVLQGYLEMMEEQTLTGAVREKALHTMGEQARRMEGLVKQLLTLSRIEAAPQVALSEPVDVPGMLLLLEREARTLSQGRHTLHFEVDPSLRLLGSEEQLHSAMSNLVYNAVNHTPPGSHIQVLWHRLGEGAEFAVTDDGPGILPEHIPRLTERFYRVDKARSRTSGGSGLGLAIVKHALGHHDSQLSITSTPGKGSRFSFVLAARFIAP
- the sbcD gene encoding exonuclease subunit SbcD; protein product: MRLIHTSDWHLGQNFYTKSRAAEHHAFLDWLLETVKQQRADAIIVAGDIFDTQFPPSYARECYNRFVVNLQATGCPLYILGGNHDGVATLNESRGLLACLNTQVTASIPPEDVPPPVTLIPQRDGTPGAILCPVPFLRPRDLLHSQAGQSASDKQQNLLEAIAAYYQRSYQAALALRGDRPLPIIMTGHLTTVGAATSDAVRDIYIGTLDAFPASRFPAADYIALGHIHRAQAVGGSQHIWYSGSPIALSFDESGPVKSVNLVTFAEGKLARVTPLPVPVTQPLATLKGSLDSLTRQLNDWQSDPASPPCWLDIEINSDDLLHDARQQIRDITAPLPVEVLLVRRSREQRQQVIARQHSETLSELSVQDVFERRLDAAGAGEEQRTRLRPLFARTLETLNNPEEQA